CAACACGGGGCCGCGCCAGCCGAAGGGCTCGACCCATCGCCGGGCCCGATCGGGATCTTCGCTGGTCAGCACACTCAGCATCTCGTCGACGAAGTCGTGGAAGCCGGGGATCGTGAGATAGGCCCCACCGACGCTCGCCACCATGAGCGCACTCAGGACGAGGACGGATCGGCTCCGGCGGTCGGCTCGCGCCACGGTCGACTCCTTCGGGACGGAGACGCCAGGAAAGCCCCGGCCGCCCTCGCCGACCATCGGGGAGGCCTGGATCCCGGCCCCGATCCGGCTCTGTCCCCCGTGGCCCGATCGCGCTACATTCTCGGTTCCCACCGCTCCAGCCGTCCGGGGAGTCCCCCATGCAGCACGACCTGATCGCCGTCGTCGACTTCGGCGGGCAGTACGCCCACCTGATCGCGGCCAAGGTGCGCCGCCAGGGCGTCCTGGCCGAGATCCGCCAGCCCGAGGACCCGATCGAGGCCTACGCGGGCGTCAAGGGCGTGATCCTGTCGGGCAGCCCGGCGCTGTCGTCGCAAGACGAGGACTCCGGCTACGAGAAGCGTCTGTTCGATCTGGAGCAGCCGATCCTGGGCTTCTGTTTCGGCCACCAGGAGATCGCCAAGTACTACGGCGGCAGCATCGTGAACGGCGGCAAGGAGTGGGGGCACAGCGATCTCCACCTCACCGGTGAGCATCCGCTCTTCGCCGGGCTGGGACCGGTCGAGACGGTGTGGATGAGTCACAACGACTCGGTCACCGGATTGGGGCCCGGGTTCCGCGAGCTCGGCTACACCACCGGTGCGCACGGGGCCACCGACCACCGCTACGCCGCCATCGGCAACGACGACCTGCGCCGCTACGGCTTCCAGTTCCACGCCGAGGTCGACGACACCGAGCACGGCGATCGCATGATCGCCAACTTCGTCTTCGAGATCTGCGGCTGCCGGCCCACCTGGGACATGGACGCCTTCCTCGCCGAGGAGATCGAGCGACTGAAGGAACAGGTGGGGGACCGGTCGGTCTTCCTGCTGGCCAGTGGCGGCGTCGACTCGACGGTCGCTGCCGCCCTCCTGGGCGAGGCGCTGGGACCGGAGCGCGTGAACCTGCTGCACGTGGACAACGGACTCATGCGCAAGGACGAGAGCCGGCAGGTCCTCGATCTGTTCCGCGAACTCGGCCTGGACGAACACCTGCACTTCGTCGATGCCAACGCCACCTTCCTGGACGCGCTCGCGGGCGTGACCGATCCCGAGCGCAAGCGCGCCATCATCGGCGAGACCTTCGTCCGGGTCTTCGAGGACAAGGCGCGCGAGCTTGGGGTCGAGGACCACCTGCTCGGACAGGGCACCATCTATCCCGACACGATCGAGACCGGGGGCACCAAACGCGCCGACGTGATCAAGACCCACCACAACCGCGTGCCGGTGATCGAGGAGATGATCGCCGCCGGACGGGTGGTGGAGCCCTTGAAGGAGCTGTACAAGGTCGAGGTCCGCGAGCTGGGCGAGAAGCTGGGCATTCCGCACGCGGCGCTGTGGCGGCATCCCTTCCCCGGGCCCGGTCTGGGCGTGCGCCTGCTGTGCAGCGACGGCCGCCCCGACGACCATCACTTCGATCAGATCCGCGCGAAGCTCCCGGAAGTCGCCGCGCGCTTCGGTGTGCAGGCCGTCGTTCTGCCGATCCGTTCGGTCGGCGTGAAGGCCGACCTGCGCGCCTACGAGCACCCGGCCCTGATCACGGGCGACGTCGACGACGCCACGGCCGGGGCAGTCGTGAAGGCGATCTGTGCCGAGGTTCCGCACGTGAACCGCTGCGTGTGGAATCTGGGCGGGGGGCATCCGGCCTCGGTCGCCCCGGTTCCGGGATTCATGAGCCGCGACCGCCTCGACACCCTGCGCGAGGCCGACGCCCTGGTCATGCGGGGTCTCGAGCGACACGGCCTGTACGACGAGGTCTGGCAGTGCCCGACGGTGCTCGTGCCCTTGGCCTGGGAGGGACGCGCGGGCGAGATGGTCGTGCTGCGCCCGGTTCGTTCCCAGCGCGCCATGACCGCCGCGCCGGTCACCCTGCCGGCCGGGCTCGTGGCCGAACTCCGCGAATCGATCCTCGACCTACCCGGTGTGGGCAGCCTGACGCTGGACCTGACCTCGAAGCCGCCGGGAACCATCGAGTGGGAGTAGAGGGGCCCACCTGCCTCCACTTGATTGGTACCAACGAATCACAGCAATGTGGCGTCGGACTGCTTAGAGTCGAGGGCGACGACGGGATCATGGTGGATTCCGCCTTGCGACCTGCCCGCAACTTGTATAGTAATCATTCCTAGATCGGAGCGATTATGAAAAGGTTGGACGACCAGCAACCGCAGATCGACCGCATCCGCGAGGCCGGGCTGCGCGCCACGGCGTCCCGCGTCGCGATCCTGGACCATCTGCAGGAGGATCGGCGGCATCCCACCGCCGAAATGGTCTACGAGTCCCTCCGGACCACGCATCCCAGCCTGTCGCTGTCGACGGTCTACTCCACGCTCGAGAGCTTCATCGACCGCGGTCTGCTCCGGCGCGTGCACACGCCCGAAGGTCGACTCCGTGTCGACGGCACGCTGCAGGATCACGATCACGCCGTCTGCCGGCACTGCGGGGCCGTCTACGACGTCGCCCGGAGCGGTCTCCGGCCGCAGGAAGCGCCGATGCTGCCCGAGGGGGTCGCATTGGTCGCCGTGAACATCGAGTACGAAGTCCTGTGCTCCGAGTGTCAGGAGCACACCGCTGTCGGGGTGGGCGGATCCGGCCGCCCCGGTGAAACCAACCACCCGGGAGACCCCGGTATCTCCAAGGAGTCCTGAATCCATGGCCGAGCTGAAGGGCAGCAAGACCCACATGAACCTGAAGGAAGCCTTCGCGGGAGAGTCGCAGGCGAACCGTCGTTACCTGTGGATGGCGAAGATGGCCGACGTCGAGGGATATCCCGAGGTCGCCGGCAACTTCCGCGAGACCGCCGAGGGCGAGACCGGCCACGCGCACGGACACCTCGACTACCTGAAGAACGTGGGTGACCCCGCGACGGATCAGCCGATCGGCGACACCGAGGACAACCTCAAGAGCGCCATCGCCGGCGAGACACACGAGTACACCGACATGTACCCGGGCATGGCCAAGACCGCGCGCGACGAGGGCTTCGCCGAGATCGCCGATTGGTTCGAGACGCTGGCCAAGGCCGAGAAGAGCCACGCCGGTCGCTTCCAGCAGATGCTCGACGGCATCGGCTAGTTCCGGTTCGGTCGTGTCGGGGCGGGGCGTGAGCACCGTGCGCACCCACCCCGACACACCGTCTTCCCACCACAACCGGATCTCGTTCCCCCTGAGCGCACGCGCCGACGGCGAGGTTCTGCTTCGTGAGTTCCGACAAGCCCATCAGCTATTCGCCCACCGAAGGCCTCACCTACGACCCCAGCGACCCGAAGTACTGGGATCCCGACGGTCTGCAGGCCGAGATCACCCGCACCTTCGAGATCTGTCACGGCTGTCGCATGTGCTTCAAGTTCTGCGACAGTTTCCCGCGGTTGTTCGATCTGCTCGACGAGCACTACGACGGCGACGTCCGGCAGGTGAACGCGCGGGACACCCAGCAGATCATGGACGACTGCTTCCAGTGCAAGTTGTGCGAGGTGCAGTGTCCCTACACGGTGCGTGACGGTCACGAGTACCAGCTCGACTTCCCGAAGCTGGTGCACCGCTACAAGGCGCAGCGCGCGAAGGAGCACGGGATTCCCCTGCGCGACAAAGTGCTCAGCCAGCCCGACCGGAGCGCCGCCGCCGCGCGCGCGAGCGGAGGACTGGCCAACACCATGAACCGCGTGAAGATCCACCGCGTGTTCATGGAGAAGGCCCTGGGCATCCACCGCGACAAGCTCCTGCCCGACTTCGCACCGGTCACCTTCGAGCAGTGGGCCGAGAAGAGCGGACGGAACTTCGACGTGGGTGGAGAGGCCGTCCTGTTCCAGACCTGCTACGTGCAGAACAACGAGCCGCACGTGGGCAAGGACACCTGCGAGGTCTTCGATCGCAACCAGGTCGATCTGCGCTGCGCCAGGGGTCTGCAGTGCTGCGGCATGCCGGCGTGGGAGAAGGGCGACCTCGAGAGCGTGCGCAAGCAGGCCGCGAACAACCTCGACGTGCTGATGCCCTACGTCGAGCAGGGCGCGAAGATCCTGGCGATCAACCCGACGTGTTCCATGATGATGCGCCGCGAGTACCCCGAACTGCTCGAGGGCGCCGACCGCGAGCGTGGGAAGAAGCTCGCCGAAGCCGTCATGGATCCCAGCGAGTTCCTGTGGGGCATCCGCAAGGAAGAGCGCTTCGACACCGACTTCAAGAGCACGCCGGGCGAACAGGTGGCCTACCACGCGCCGTGTCACCTGCGCGCGCAGGGCATCGGATTCAAGGGTCGTGACCTGCTGCGCAAGATCCCCGGCACCAAGCCGCACACCACCATGGAGTGCTGCGGCCACGACGGCACCTACGCCATGAGCGTCGAGGGCTTCGAACCGAGCCAACGCGTCGGGAAGCGCGCCTTCGACGGCGTGAAGAGCGCCGAGAAGGCCGAGGTGTGGAGCACCGACTGCCCGCTGGCCGCGCTGCAGTTCCAGCAGCACGCCGGACGCAAGCCCATGCACCCCATGAGCATTCTCGCGGCCGCCTACCGCGAGGACGGATTCCCCACGAAGATCGAGACCCCGGCCGAGGAGACGGACTGATGGCCCGCAAGGTCGACCGCAAGGACATCGTCGACTACCAGACCTGGATCGAGCGCCGCGACACCGAGCGCGAGAAGATCATGAAGACGAAGGAGCCCCGCCGTGTGCACGTCGGTGAGCACCTGACCTTCCTGTTCGAGAACACCGACACGGTACGCTACCAGATCCAGGAGATGATGCGCGCCGAGGAGATCGTGAAGGAAGAGGCGATCCAGCACGAGATCGACACCTACAACGAACTGCTCGGCCGCCCCGACGAGATCGGTTGCGTGTTGCTGATCGAGGTCGAGACGCCCGAGGAGCGCGCGGTGAAACTGGTCGAGTGGCTCGACCTGCCCAGGCACCTCTACGCCGAGCTCGAGGACGGGACCAGGGTCCGTCCGAAGTACGACGAACGGCAGGTGGGCGAGACCCGCGTGTCGAGCGTGCAGTACATGACCTTCGACACCGGCGGTGAGGTGCCCGTGGCCCTGGGGAGCGACCTTCCCGCGCTCGAGGTCCGGGTCGAGCTGACCGACGAGCAGCGCAAGGCGATCGAGGAGGACCTGAAGGACGGGGCCGTCGCCTGAGCGGCGCCCCGATTCCGTGATCCGCGACCGCGTCCGGAGGCTCCGGGCGCGGTTCCGCGTTTCCGGGGTTCAAGTCGGAGCGCCGATCTGCCGATCTTCCGGGCACCGCTCGTGAGTGGTACGGCTCCCGCCTGTGTCGTCCCCGGAGAGCTCATGTCGTTCCCGCGCGCCCGCTTCCGATACCACCTCTGGTTCCCCGTCCTGGCGTGGTCCCTCGCGATCGGGACCTCGTTGCTGTGGAACCTCGACCAGCACGATCGCACCGTGCAGCGGCTCGCCGTGTGTCACGCCGAGGAGATGCACGACGGGGCCAGCCATGCCTCCGGGGCCGCGCTCCCGCCCTCGATGCCCGATGCGGGTCGCGAGGCACGGGATTCCCTGCTCGCCTGGCACGTGGGCCTCTGGGCGATCGGCCTCCTGGCCGTCGTCGTCGTCCATCGCGTCGTCCGCCGCTCGATGCGGGAGCACGAGCGCACGGCCGCTCATCTCGCGCAGGTGGCTCGCTCGACCGAGGGACTCGTCGAATCGGTCCCCTTCGGCATCATGATCGTCGGGACCGACCGCCGCGTGCGCCGGATCAACCGCACCGCGCAGGCGATCGTGGGGCGCACCGAGGGCGAACTCGTCGACCGGCGCTGCCACCAGATGGTGTGTCCGGCCCAGGAGGACGAGTGTCCGGTGGTGGACCTCGGACACGAGGTGGATCACTCCGAGCGGGTGGCGCTCGGGGCCGACGGCTCGAGGGTCCCGATCCTCAAGACGGTGATCCCCTTCGTGTGGCAGGGCGAGGACGTACTGCTCGAGGCCTTCGTCGACATCTCGAAGCAGAAGCAGCAGGAGCGCGAACTGGCCGAGCGGGTGCGTGAACTGACCGACGCACGGGCCGCGCTGATCGAGGCCAAGAACGACGCCGAGGCGGCCCGCGATGTCGCCGAGTGTGCCAACCGCGCCAAGAGCGACTTCCTGGCGAACATGAGCCACGAGATCCGCACGCCCGTGAACGGCGTGGTCGGGATGACCGAGCTGTTGTTGCAGACCGAACTCGATGCCGACCAACGCGACTACGCCGAGGTCGCGGTGAAGAGCGCCGAGATCCTCCTCAGGGTCATCGACGACATTCTCGACTTCTCCAAGATCGAGGCAGGCCGGCTCGACCTCGAGTCCCTGGACTTCGATCCGGCCGAGCAGGTGCGCACGGTCACGCGGGTGCTGGAGTTCGCGGCTCGGGGCAAGGGACTGGAACTGACCGAGGAGATCGCCCCCGACGTACCGACGGTGGTCCGGGGCGATCCCACGCGTCTGCGGCAGGTGATCACCAATCTGGTGAACAACGCCGTGAAGTTCACCGAGCGCGGCGGGGTGACGGTCACGCTCGAGCCGTGCGCGCGGAGCGACGACGGAGTTCGTCTGCGCTTCGTCGTGCGCGACACGGGGGTCGGGATCCCCCCCGAACGCTGTGCGTCGCTGTTCGACGCCTTCGTCCAGGCGGACAGCTCGACCACCCGCCGCCACGGCGGGACCGGCCTCGGGCTGTCGATCTGCCGACAGCTCGTCCAGCTGATGAACGGCGCGATCGGTGTCGACAGCGAGCCCGGGCAGGGCTCGGAGTTCTGGTTCGAGGTCGAGTTCGGCGTCGCCGAAGGTGTTGCCGCGCCGGAGAAGGCCGCCGAACCCGCCGCTCCGGCAGTCTGAGGCCCTTTCCGGCCGATCGCACAAAACCGCACCCCACGGCCACGTTCGATCGTTGTACGATCGCACCAGGAGCGGCCGTGGGCCTCGCCGCCCCGGCCGCCGAGACAAGGAGGCCGGACATGGCTCGACGTTTCCCCACTCAC
The sequence above is a segment of the Candidatus Krumholzibacteriia bacterium genome. Coding sequences within it:
- a CDS encoding Fur family transcriptional regulator, with the translated sequence MKRLDDQQPQIDRIREAGLRATASRVAILDHLQEDRRHPTAEMVYESLRTTHPSLSLSTVYSTLESFIDRGLLRRVHTPEGRLRVDGTLQDHDHAVCRHCGAVYDVARSGLRPQEAPMLPEGVALVAVNIEYEVLCSECQEHTAVGVGGSGRPGETNHPGDPGISKES
- a CDS encoding DUF3501 family protein produces the protein MARKVDRKDIVDYQTWIERRDTEREKIMKTKEPRRVHVGEHLTFLFENTDTVRYQIQEMMRAEEIVKEEAIQHEIDTYNELLGRPDEIGCVLLIEVETPEERAVKLVEWLDLPRHLYAELEDGTRVRPKYDERQVGETRVSSVQYMTFDTGGEVPVALGSDLPALEVRVELTDEQRKAIEEDLKDGAVA
- a CDS encoding heterodisulfide reductase-related iron-sulfur binding cluster; protein product: MSSDKPISYSPTEGLTYDPSDPKYWDPDGLQAEITRTFEICHGCRMCFKFCDSFPRLFDLLDEHYDGDVRQVNARDTQQIMDDCFQCKLCEVQCPYTVRDGHEYQLDFPKLVHRYKAQRAKEHGIPLRDKVLSQPDRSAAAARASGGLANTMNRVKIHRVFMEKALGIHRDKLLPDFAPVTFEQWAEKSGRNFDVGGEAVLFQTCYVQNNEPHVGKDTCEVFDRNQVDLRCARGLQCCGMPAWEKGDLESVRKQAANNLDVLMPYVEQGAKILAINPTCSMMMRREYPELLEGADRERGKKLAEAVMDPSEFLWGIRKEERFDTDFKSTPGEQVAYHAPCHLRAQGIGFKGRDLLRKIPGTKPHTTMECCGHDGTYAMSVEGFEPSQRVGKRAFDGVKSAEKAEVWSTDCPLAALQFQQHAGRKPMHPMSILAAAYREDGFPTKIETPAEETD
- the guaA gene encoding glutamine-hydrolyzing GMP synthase; translation: MQHDLIAVVDFGGQYAHLIAAKVRRQGVLAEIRQPEDPIEAYAGVKGVILSGSPALSSQDEDSGYEKRLFDLEQPILGFCFGHQEIAKYYGGSIVNGGKEWGHSDLHLTGEHPLFAGLGPVETVWMSHNDSVTGLGPGFRELGYTTGAHGATDHRYAAIGNDDLRRYGFQFHAEVDDTEHGDRMIANFVFEICGCRPTWDMDAFLAEEIERLKEQVGDRSVFLLASGGVDSTVAAALLGEALGPERVNLLHVDNGLMRKDESRQVLDLFRELGLDEHLHFVDANATFLDALAGVTDPERKRAIIGETFVRVFEDKARELGVEDHLLGQGTIYPDTIETGGTKRADVIKTHHNRVPVIEEMIAAGRVVEPLKELYKVEVRELGEKLGIPHAALWRHPFPGPGLGVRLLCSDGRPDDHHFDQIRAKLPEVAARFGVQAVVLPIRSVGVKADLRAYEHPALITGDVDDATAGAVVKAICAEVPHVNRCVWNLGGGHPASVAPVPGFMSRDRLDTLREADALVMRGLERHGLYDEVWQCPTVLVPLAWEGRAGEMVVLRPVRSQRAMTAAPVTLPAGLVAELRESILDLPGVGSLTLDLTSKPPGTIEWE
- a CDS encoding ATP-binding protein; translation: MSFPRARFRYHLWFPVLAWSLAIGTSLLWNLDQHDRTVQRLAVCHAEEMHDGASHASGAALPPSMPDAGREARDSLLAWHVGLWAIGLLAVVVVHRVVRRSMREHERTAAHLAQVARSTEGLVESVPFGIMIVGTDRRVRRINRTAQAIVGRTEGELVDRRCHQMVCPAQEDECPVVDLGHEVDHSERVALGADGSRVPILKTVIPFVWQGEDVLLEAFVDISKQKQQERELAERVRELTDARAALIEAKNDAEAARDVAECANRAKSDFLANMSHEIRTPVNGVVGMTELLLQTELDADQRDYAEVAVKSAEILLRVIDDILDFSKIEAGRLDLESLDFDPAEQVRTVTRVLEFAARGKGLELTEEIAPDVPTVVRGDPTRLRQVITNLVNNAVKFTERGGVTVTLEPCARSDDGVRLRFVVRDTGVGIPPERCASLFDAFVQADSSTTRRHGGTGLGLSICRQLVQLMNGAIGVDSEPGQGSEFWFEVEFGVAEGVAAPEKAAEPAAPAV
- a CDS encoding rubrerythrin family protein, with product MAELKGSKTHMNLKEAFAGESQANRRYLWMAKMADVEGYPEVAGNFRETAEGETGHAHGHLDYLKNVGDPATDQPIGDTEDNLKSAIAGETHEYTDMYPGMAKTARDEGFAEIADWFETLAKAEKSHAGRFQQMLDGIG